A single genomic interval of Halobacillus halophilus DSM 2266 harbors:
- a CDS encoding glycine betaine uptake BCCT transporter — MRKVTSVFWITLAIALFSVIWGAVAPGNLESITGSIQSFISVHFGWYYLLIVTGFVIFCIYMIFSPYGKIKLGKPSDKPDYNYATWFAMLFSAGMGIGLVFWGAAEPIYFYAKNAPTAETGTPEALNETMQFVYFHWGVHAWGIYAIVALVLAYFKFRRGSPALVSATLEPLFGDKMKGPWGKAVDVVAVFATIVGVATTLGFGAAQINGGLTFLTPIKDSFTVQLIIIGIVTVLFMMSAYTGLSKGIKYLSNTNMVLALLLLVMMMVIGPTLFIMNMFTDTIGAYLQNLPSMSFRLAPNSEENRSWINSWTVFYWAWWIAWSPFVGIFIARVSKGRTIREFLSGVLLVPSVIGFLWFSAFGSSAIKVQQGGETDLSELVTEQTLFGAFDNYPLGLIMSIIAMILIGTFFITSADSATFVLGMQTTNGSLTPPTMVKFAWGIIQSSMAAVLLYSGGLQALQNALISAAFPFSFIMILMVVSLYKALRADKAAIEKEHRDSEEKTSA, encoded by the coding sequence ATGAGAAAAGTTACGTCGGTTTTTTGGATTACTCTAGCCATAGCCTTATTTTCAGTTATTTGGGGGGCTGTTGCACCGGGAAATCTTGAAAGTATTACAGGCTCGATACAGTCGTTTATTTCTGTACACTTCGGCTGGTATTATCTATTAATCGTTACGGGTTTTGTCATTTTTTGTATTTATATGATCTTCAGTCCGTATGGGAAGATTAAACTGGGAAAACCTTCAGATAAGCCGGATTACAACTATGCCACATGGTTTGCAATGTTATTCAGTGCAGGTATGGGAATTGGGCTGGTTTTCTGGGGGGCTGCTGAACCAATTTACTTTTACGCAAAGAATGCTCCAACTGCAGAAACTGGCACACCTGAAGCTCTGAATGAGACTATGCAGTTCGTGTATTTTCACTGGGGAGTTCATGCCTGGGGAATCTATGCAATTGTTGCTTTAGTACTCGCCTACTTTAAATTCCGCCGGGGTTCACCGGCTCTCGTAAGTGCAACTTTAGAGCCGCTTTTTGGAGATAAGATGAAAGGTCCCTGGGGGAAAGCGGTTGACGTGGTTGCTGTGTTTGCAACAATTGTAGGTGTAGCTACCACTTTAGGATTCGGAGCAGCACAAATCAATGGAGGACTTACATTCCTAACGCCTATTAAAGACTCGTTTACTGTACAGCTGATTATTATTGGAATCGTAACTGTCTTGTTTATGATGTCGGCTTACACGGGTCTTAGTAAAGGGATCAAATATCTGAGTAATACTAATATGGTTTTAGCATTACTTCTTTTAGTGATGATGATGGTAATAGGTCCTACCTTGTTCATTATGAATATGTTTACAGATACGATTGGAGCTTATTTGCAGAACTTGCCTTCCATGAGTTTTAGATTAGCTCCGAATAGTGAAGAGAACCGTTCTTGGATTAACAGTTGGACCGTATTCTACTGGGCGTGGTGGATCGCCTGGTCTCCATTTGTCGGTATATTTATTGCCCGTGTGTCCAAAGGGCGTACAATTAGAGAGTTTCTATCCGGTGTCTTGTTAGTGCCTTCCGTGATAGGATTTCTATGGTTCTCCGCCTTTGGTTCTTCGGCCATTAAAGTTCAGCAGGGTGGTGAAACGGACTTATCTGAACTAGTTACGGAACAGACACTCTTTGGTGCTTTCGATAACTATCCTTTAGGGTTGATAATGTCCATTATTGCGATGATTCTAATTGGAACTTTCTTTATTACCTCTGCCGATTCAGCGACGTTCGTATTAGGTATGCAGACTACGAATGGCTCGTTAACGCCGCCGACCATGGTTAAATTCGCCTGGGGGATTATCCAGTCCTCCATGGCAGCTGTGTTATTGTATTCTGGCGGCTTACAAGCCTTGCAAAATGCTCTCATTTCGGCAGCATTTCCATTCTCGTTTATTATGATTCTCATGGTTGTATCACTTTACAAAGCACTGCGTGCTGATAAAGCTGCTATAGAGAAAGAACATAGAGATTCTGAGGAAAAAACCTCTGCATAG
- a CDS encoding DUF368 domain-containing protein produces the protein MWEWRNIYRGMLMGASDVVPGVSGGTIAVVLGIYDRLIEAINGFFTKEWKKHLKFLLPLGIGVVTSILLLARLIEWLFEHYPGPTQFFFLGLIIGVLPYLTHKADVKHKFKANHYLILLIGAVLVASMAFFQTNETEPMQNLTFSTYILLFFSGWIASSAMILPGISGSFILLIIGVYSTVVGGVSDLKFDIIAVVGLGILFGIVVMSKIVKFFLENYTSGTFALIIGLVIGSVFVIFPGVPGSAALWLVSALAFIGGLVVAWLLGRVEYK, from the coding sequence ATGTGGGAATGGAGAAATATTTACCGTGGTATGCTTATGGGAGCAAGTGATGTTGTCCCGGGCGTGAGCGGTGGTACAATTGCGGTAGTCCTCGGTATCTATGATCGTCTAATTGAAGCGATCAATGGTTTCTTTACAAAGGAATGGAAAAAGCATCTTAAATTCTTACTGCCGTTAGGAATAGGTGTTGTTACGTCTATTCTGCTGTTGGCAAGATTAATAGAGTGGTTATTTGAGCATTACCCTGGTCCCACTCAGTTTTTTTTCCTGGGATTGATTATAGGGGTGCTTCCTTACTTAACACATAAAGCGGATGTGAAGCATAAATTTAAAGCGAACCATTATCTCATTTTACTCATTGGCGCAGTACTCGTGGCTTCAATGGCATTTTTTCAGACGAATGAAACGGAACCTATGCAGAACTTGACGTTTTCCACCTATATTCTTCTGTTCTTTTCGGGCTGGATTGCGAGCAGTGCCATGATCCTGCCAGGGATAAGCGGGTCTTTCATACTGCTGATTATTGGGGTTTACTCTACCGTAGTCGGTGGAGTATCAGATTTGAAATTTGATATTATAGCAGTGGTCGGATTAGGAATTCTATTTGGTATTGTCGTTATGAGTAAGATTGTTAAATTCTTTTTGGAGAATTATACTTCAGGGACCTTTGCCCTAATCATTGGTTTAGTTATTGGGTCAGTATTTGTTATTTTCCCTGGTGTACCGGGAAGCGCAGCATTATGGTTGGTAAGTGCCTTGGCGTTCATTGGAGGTCTTGTGGTTGCATGGCTTCTGGGCCGTGTGGAATATAAATAA
- a CDS encoding thioredoxin family protein codes for MDKNLFKRRMISMESIHTIEKFNETIESEQPVIIKFQADWCPDCRRMDMFIGEVLEEYNQYRWYDVNRDEISEVADKYEVMGIPSLLIFKQGEKIAHLHSADAKTPEEVEEFLQTSL; via the coding sequence ATGGATAAGAATCTGTTTAAAAGGAGAATGATAAGCATGGAATCAATTCATACGATAGAGAAATTTAACGAAACAATTGAGAGTGAGCAACCGGTTATTATTAAGTTCCAGGCAGACTGGTGCCCGGACTGCCGTCGAATGGATATGTTTATCGGAGAAGTTTTAGAGGAATATAATCAGTATCGTTGGTACGACGTTAATCGTGATGAAATTTCGGAAGTTGCAGATAAGTATGAGGTTATGGGTATTCCAAGTTTGTTGATTTTTAAACAAGGTGAAAAAATAGCGCATTTGCATAGTGCGGACGCAAAAACCCCTGAAGAAGTAGAAGAGTTTCTGCAGACAAGTCTCTAA
- a CDS encoding IS3-like element ISHaha4 family transposase (programmed frameshift) gives MGKKVHYPEEVKKKVVQLKLEGNHTNQELMDMFGIKNKSQIKTWMKWFRNGENHRFAQPIGKQYSHGKGPEDEDEMTQLKKKIAYYDMREELLEKLPGNRKEVVPEVFIQIVETFKHKYPVKDICECFGIAKATYYRWRGKSWGPSVLEKKIIELCEDLKFRVGHRMVRDLLRKEYQIKLNRNTVQKIMQKYHIQCRVKPKRQCYIAGESKIVVPNYLERNFTSTRPNEKWVTDITYLPYGEKMLYLSTIMDLYNNEILAYTISDKQDTSFVLDTLRKACEGRDVYEVILHSDQGSQYTSYEFQEEAKKRGIITSMSRRGNCFDNAVIESFHSTIKSEEFSPLDRGKIDHHTVRSKIDTYMYYYNYCRPFQKLNCQTPIEFRVMAA, from the exons ATGGGTAAAAAAGTTCACTATCCCGAAGAAGTAAAAAAGAAAGTAGTTCAATTAAAATTAGAAGGGAATCACACGAATCAAGAGTTGATGGACATGTTTGGAATTAAGAATAAGTCCCAGATTAAAACGTGGATGAAATGGTTTAGAAATGGGGAAAACCACCGGTTTGCTCAGCCTATAGGGAAACAATATTCTCACGGGAAAGGGCCGGAAGACGAGGATGAAATGACCCAACTGAAGAAAAAGATTGCCTATTATGATATGAGAGAAGAACTGTTGGAAAAGT TACCAGGAAATCGAAAGGAAGTGGTTCCAGAAGTATTCATCCAAATCGTAGAAACATTTAAGCACAAGTATCCTGTGAAAGATATTTGTGAATGCTTTGGTATAGCTAAAGCCACCTATTATCGCTGGCGGGGAAAGTCATGGGGACCGTCGGTCCTGGAGAAGAAGATCATTGAGCTATGTGAAGATCTAAAATTTAGAGTGGGACACCGTATGGTCCGTGACCTCTTACGTAAGGAATACCAAATCAAACTCAATCGAAATACCGTTCAAAAAATCATGCAGAAATACCATATTCAATGTCGCGTAAAACCAAAGAGACAGTGTTATATCGCAGGGGAAAGTAAGATTGTGGTACCGAATTATTTAGAGAGAAACTTTACGTCTACGAGACCTAATGAAAAATGGGTAACAGATATTACCTATCTTCCTTACGGAGAGAAAATGTTATATTTATCAACGATTATGGACTTATACAACAACGAAATCCTCGCGTACACGATCAGTGATAAACAAGATACGTCCTTCGTATTAGATACGTTGAGGAAAGCTTGCGAAGGACGTGACGTCTATGAAGTGATCCTTCATAGCGATCAAGGTTCGCAGTACACGTCCTATGAATTTCAAGAAGAGGCCAAAAAAAGAGGCATTATCACAAGCATGTCCCGACGGGGGAACTGCTTTGATAATGCCGTCATCGAATCCTTCCACTCCACGATAAAATCGGAAGAATTCAGTCCTCTGGACCGAGGAAAAATAGATCATCATACCGTACGCTCAAAAATCGATACGTACATGTATTACTACAATTATTGTCGACCTTTTCAAAAACTAAACTGCCAAACTCCAATTGAATTCAGAGTAATGGCAGCCTAG
- a CDS encoding FAD-dependent oxidoreductase — translation MSKRLLLVGAGHAHLEVIRRLKSEAWVNVEVCLISSSRYQYYSGMFSGFTEGLYSLEDTRVSLEKITREARIHFIEKTVVSLRPKQKKVICHDGSVYPFDVVSFDIGSQSLPKAFEHTVARTIKPNYEFISQIEEIRNTTHPLIVGGGAAGTELALSIQTYKEKNQIPGQVKLVTAEKVMNGFPKIVSTRLKSLLIKKGVQVWEDESVEEIHDHYIVTNSGNKIRHTSVLWLGGASAEPIFKRSGVEVDEKGFALVRDTLQFQEYDYIFGSGDCITLTAYPELQKSGVYAVKQGPVLWNNLSQFLSGQPLQEYDPQKNALYILSTGKQQGFMVYGPLSHHSRQAWKLKNKIDRDFMAKYK, via the coding sequence TTGTCAAAACGATTGTTATTAGTAGGAGCAGGACATGCTCATCTAGAGGTGATCCGAAGACTGAAAAGCGAAGCATGGGTAAATGTTGAAGTGTGTCTCATTTCTTCCTCGAGGTATCAATATTACTCTGGAATGTTTTCTGGATTCACAGAAGGTCTGTACTCGCTTGAAGATACACGAGTTTCTTTGGAAAAGATTACGAGAGAAGCACGTATTCATTTCATTGAAAAAACCGTTGTCAGTTTGCGACCGAAACAGAAAAAAGTAATTTGCCATGATGGTTCCGTCTATCCGTTTGATGTTGTAAGTTTTGATATTGGCTCCCAAAGTTTACCCAAGGCTTTTGAACATACGGTGGCACGCACCATCAAGCCAAATTATGAATTCATTTCTCAAATTGAAGAAATTCGTAATACCACTCATCCTTTAATTGTAGGGGGAGGAGCTGCGGGAACGGAACTTGCTCTTTCGATCCAAACTTATAAAGAGAAAAACCAAATTCCGGGACAAGTTAAGCTGGTAACTGCTGAGAAGGTCATGAATGGATTTCCGAAAATAGTTTCCACCCGGCTTAAGTCATTACTTATTAAAAAAGGGGTGCAAGTGTGGGAGGACGAAAGTGTAGAGGAGATTCATGATCATTACATTGTAACGAACTCCGGAAATAAGATTCGGCATACTAGTGTCCTTTGGTTGGGCGGAGCTTCAGCCGAGCCTATCTTTAAACGGTCTGGAGTCGAAGTAGATGAGAAAGGATTTGCGCTGGTCAGGGACACCCTGCAGTTTCAAGAGTATGATTATATTTTTGGATCAGGCGACTGCATAACCTTGACTGCGTATCCTGAGCTTCAGAAAAGCGGTGTCTATGCTGTTAAACAAGGCCCTGTGTTATGGAACAATTTGAGCCAATTCTTGTCTGGTCAACCGCTCCAAGAGTATGACCCTCAAAAAAATGCCCTCTATATCTTATCAACAGGAAAACAGCAAGGATTTATGGTCTATGGTCCGCTGAGTCATCACAGCCGGCAGGCTTGGAAGTTAAAAAATAAAATAGACAGAGATTTTATGGCTAAATATAAATAA
- a CDS encoding TVP38/TMEM64 family protein yields MKWKSLTRALLFVIAFLVIAWFIRQQFDVTADSIRSFILSFGFYGPLLFMGLYAIGPIVVFPTSILSLAAAFAYGLWPGMLYIVIGATAAGITGYVMGRFFGDSVLKFQESKWSEKIYYRMKERGFLYVFVLRLIPIVGFDILSYLAGVTRVKLRPFIIATIFGMLPGTFAYSLVGTSLASGDRQLIFIALTVFALIFALTFLFRNKVRSWLKI; encoded by the coding sequence ATGAAGTGGAAAAGCCTCACACGGGCCCTCTTGTTTGTCATCGCATTTCTTGTTATTGCCTGGTTTATACGGCAGCAATTTGATGTTACAGCGGATAGCATTCGCAGCTTCATCCTTTCTTTCGGTTTTTATGGACCGCTTCTATTTATGGGTTTATACGCGATAGGTCCGATTGTGGTGTTTCCAACATCCATTCTCTCTCTAGCTGCTGCTTTTGCGTATGGTTTATGGCCAGGTATGTTATATATTGTGATAGGAGCTACTGCGGCTGGTATTACTGGTTACGTAATGGGACGGTTCTTTGGAGATTCGGTTTTGAAATTCCAAGAATCCAAATGGTCTGAAAAGATATATTACCGAATGAAGGAACGGGGTTTCTTGTATGTGTTCGTTTTAAGGCTCATCCCTATTGTAGGATTTGACATCTTAAGTTACTTGGCAGGCGTTACACGCGTAAAGCTGCGACCCTTTATCATTGCTACCATTTTTGGAATGCTTCCCGGAACGTTTGCTTACAGCTTAGTTGGTACTAGTCTGGCGAGTGGAGACCGCCAATTGATTTTCATCGCCTTGACTGTATTTGCTTTGATCTTTGCTCTGACTTTTCTATTCCGGAATAAAGTGAGAAGCTGGCTGAAAATATAG
- a CDS encoding ABC transporter ATP-binding protein — protein sequence MSHTLDVQHLSKKFNQDFILSSLAFQLKKGEILSIVGPSGSGKTTLLRILAGLESPSQGSIHMYGKEITFQKANRRDISLVFQQPLLFPHMTVQENIAYGAKLAGKKNNNKISELLKSTGLDRFKNYFPSEISGGQQQRVALARAMATEPEIILFDEPFSSLDPKLRHQIRYWVRDFLVDQSITGVFVTHDTEEAMIMGDRLALFHEGTFQQIDKAEVIHKHPANSFVADFLGGHLIIDEQHYVPLKECSLDPFNEQDVRSYDGVLQHITFQNGQAVGHIFLEGLDHKVSLPLQEHVSSEEVTLYIKESSIRTFGGSSL from the coding sequence ATGAGCCACACACTGGACGTTCAGCACCTCAGTAAAAAATTTAATCAAGATTTCATCCTGTCTAGCCTGGCCTTTCAACTAAAAAAAGGAGAAATTCTCAGCATCGTAGGACCATCAGGAAGTGGAAAGACAACGTTGTTGCGCATACTGGCTGGTTTGGAATCTCCATCTCAAGGGAGCATTCATATGTATGGGAAAGAGATTACTTTCCAAAAAGCTAATCGACGGGATATCAGCCTCGTGTTTCAACAGCCTTTGTTATTTCCGCATATGACCGTTCAGGAAAATATCGCTTATGGAGCAAAACTGGCGGGCAAAAAGAATAACAACAAAATTTCTGAATTGCTTAAATCAACTGGGTTAGATCGCTTCAAAAATTACTTCCCATCTGAAATTTCCGGGGGCCAGCAGCAACGGGTGGCTTTAGCCCGGGCTATGGCCACAGAGCCGGAAATCATTTTATTTGATGAACCTTTCAGCAGTCTTGATCCTAAGCTGCGTCATCAGATCAGATACTGGGTGAGAGACTTTTTAGTTGATCAATCCATAACAGGAGTCTTCGTAACTCACGATACCGAGGAAGCGATGATTATGGGGGACCGGCTGGCGCTCTTTCATGAAGGGACGTTCCAGCAAATCGACAAAGCCGAAGTGATTCATAAACACCCGGCTAATTCATTTGTTGCCGATTTTTTAGGAGGTCATTTGATCATTGATGAACAACACTATGTTCCACTAAAGGAATGCTCTCTCGATCCTTTTAATGAACAAGACGTGCGCTCCTATGATGGGGTCCTCCAGCACATTACCTTCCAGAACGGTCAGGCGGTCGGTCATATATTTTTAGAGGGCTTGGATCATAAGGTTTCTCTTCCTCTCCAGGAACATGTATCCAGTGAAGAAGTCACTCTATACATTAAAGAATCGAGTATCCGGACATTTGGGGGCTCATCCTTATGA
- a CDS encoding ABC transporter permease: MNLKKLTFLMLALLLFIMPVLLLLLQSISSPWRFQSGETFHFQLESFQVLWSAANLLEATLWSIVVGAGVLILNIAVGIAAGKALSTLSFKGKPLLEAFFLSPVLIPVLAVAMGLHLFMIQAGLADTVLGVILIHLVPTIPYSIRIFHNSYAQLGNRMLEQPIVLGAAPLQQLFTVELPLMKPAIRSVTFLTIVISLSQYAITSIIGGGKIVTLPMIFFPFLDTANTSVMAAFAVWFAIIPLAMYIIVEGLILLLPYSRKPWRNTR, translated from the coding sequence ATGAATCTAAAGAAACTTACCTTTTTAATGTTAGCTCTCTTATTATTTATAATGCCCGTCCTGCTGCTTCTTTTACAGAGTATCAGTTCTCCCTGGCGTTTCCAGTCTGGAGAAACATTTCATTTTCAACTGGAAAGTTTTCAGGTGCTATGGTCAGCAGCTAACCTTCTCGAAGCTACTCTCTGGTCGATTGTAGTCGGAGCCGGGGTTCTTATCCTGAATATAGCAGTGGGAATCGCTGCAGGAAAAGCGCTGTCGACACTTTCCTTTAAAGGAAAACCGCTTCTGGAAGCCTTCTTTCTGTCTCCTGTTTTAATTCCTGTGCTTGCGGTTGCTATGGGCCTTCATTTGTTCATGATTCAAGCAGGGCTGGCTGATACAGTCCTCGGCGTTATTCTTATCCACCTGGTTCCTACCATTCCATACAGCATTCGAATTTTTCACAATTCGTATGCTCAGCTTGGGAATCGTATGCTGGAACAGCCCATCGTTCTTGGAGCCGCACCGCTGCAGCAATTGTTCACTGTAGAACTTCCTTTAATGAAACCTGCGATCCGCAGTGTCACATTTTTAACAATCGTTATCAGTCTAAGTCAATATGCGATTACATCTATTATCGGGGGTGGCAAGATCGTTACACTGCCCATGATTTTCTTTCCATTCCTTGATACAGCTAATACATCGGTGATGGCTGCTTTTGCTGTCTGGTTTGCTATAATTCCACTCGCTATGTACATCATTGTAGAAGGTTTAATTCTCCTTCTTCCCTATTCTAGAAAGCCCTGGAGGAATACAAGATGA
- a CDS encoding ABC transporter permease, whose protein sequence is MKLFSNKSVYLLIPAFLFLILPLYGFFAAIVQSLSGGDGWTFDYYSNLLESSRFLSSIWFSIRTTLIATIISLIIGVLITRSFYPYLEHHVPRLLVWLPMLFPHFVWGYMIILLLSETGLAAQLLVEAGVIPNSSAFPIWTRDPQGIGIIVTYVWKEVPFVILMLLPVYGSIKPEYYDLVKTLGGSKYRQFTAIEWPAIFPVLIETALIVFSFTISAYEVPALMGTTFPEMISVLSYEWFYGSGWEDRPMAFAAMVSLSLLILAFSAAGFSILQKKRWRAMRGRSV, encoded by the coding sequence ATGAAGTTGTTCAGCAATAAATCTGTCTATCTGTTAATCCCGGCCTTTTTATTTCTTATTCTTCCTTTATATGGTTTTTTTGCGGCCATTGTTCAGAGTTTGTCGGGAGGAGACGGATGGACGTTTGACTATTACAGTAATTTATTGGAATCCAGCCGCTTCCTTTCTTCGATTTGGTTCAGTATCCGAACAACCTTGATCGCAACGATTATATCCTTAATCATCGGAGTCCTAATCACCCGGTCCTTTTATCCCTACTTGGAACATCACGTCCCGCGTCTTCTCGTGTGGCTTCCGATGCTGTTCCCTCACTTTGTTTGGGGCTACATGATTATCCTGCTGCTATCGGAAACCGGGCTTGCTGCGCAATTGCTTGTAGAAGCAGGAGTGATCCCGAACAGCAGCGCATTCCCCATATGGACGAGGGATCCGCAAGGGATTGGTATTATCGTTACGTATGTATGGAAGGAAGTTCCTTTTGTGATTCTTATGCTCCTGCCGGTGTACGGCTCCATTAAACCAGAATACTACGACCTAGTGAAAACCCTTGGCGGGAGTAAGTACAGACAGTTCACAGCAATCGAGTGGCCTGCTATTTTCCCTGTATTAATCGAAACTGCATTGATTGTTTTCTCTTTTACAATTTCTGCCTATGAAGTTCCAGCTTTAATGGGAACGACCTTTCCAGAGATGATATCTGTACTCAGCTATGAATGGTTTTATGGAAGCGGATGGGAAGATCGTCCCATGGCTTTTGCGGCGATGGTCAGTCTGAGTCTACTCATTCTTGCTTTTTCCGCTGCTGGGTTCTCTATCCTTCAGAAAAAGCGCTGGCGAGCTATGAGAGGACGATCTGTATGA
- a CDS encoding ABC transporter substrate-binding protein, protein MRKRWLLFSIILTALLAACGNTSSNETALSEVTENPWSDIESAADGTTVRLFMWGGDEGINQYIDEWAAPRLKENYNIELERVPMDTGEILQKLQTEKQAGKSEGTIDIIWLNGENFKNAKENDLLAGSFVNELPNFQEYYDTDDPAFQTDFGASTDGMEAPWGKVQFVFHYDQSKLETPPSSFEELKSWVEQNPGKFTYPNAEDFTGNAFLRHVLYAKAENPSAIYEQSLDEERIAATADQTWRYLEEMESDLWRKGDHYPNTLTELDRLYSQGEVWMTMGYNEARAESLIEEGVFPETTRSFIMEPGSIGNTHFLSIPFNSPEPEGALTVINFMLSPEAQLAKLKPDYWGENTPISLDKLSENMREKFESVERGKSVPSQEKLEESFLPESEAGYVEWIKDQWFNEVVQQ, encoded by the coding sequence ATGAGAAAAAGATGGCTTCTATTCAGTATCATTCTAACTGCGCTATTAGCCGCATGCGGAAATACATCATCAAACGAAACGGCATTATCTGAAGTGACAGAAAATCCCTGGTCAGATATAGAAAGTGCTGCAGATGGTACAACCGTTCGCTTGTTTATGTGGGGCGGCGATGAAGGCATCAACCAGTACATTGATGAATGGGCCGCACCTCGTCTAAAAGAAAATTATAATATTGAGCTGGAGCGCGTTCCTATGGATACGGGTGAAATCCTGCAAAAGCTGCAAACCGAAAAGCAGGCTGGTAAGTCGGAAGGGACCATTGATATCATTTGGCTAAACGGTGAAAATTTTAAAAATGCTAAAGAAAACGATCTACTTGCAGGCTCTTTCGTAAATGAACTTCCTAACTTTCAAGAATATTACGATACCGATGATCCTGCTTTTCAGACGGACTTCGGTGCATCGACCGATGGAATGGAAGCTCCGTGGGGGAAAGTACAGTTTGTTTTTCATTACGACCAGTCCAAACTCGAAACCCCTCCTTCATCATTTGAAGAGCTGAAAAGCTGGGTCGAGCAAAATCCAGGTAAATTCACCTATCCAAACGCGGAAGACTTTACAGGAAACGCCTTTCTGCGACATGTGTTATACGCGAAAGCTGAGAACCCTTCTGCTATTTATGAACAGTCTCTAGATGAAGAAAGGATAGCAGCAACAGCTGACCAGACCTGGCGTTATTTAGAAGAGATGGAATCCGATCTATGGAGGAAGGGTGATCACTATCCGAACACCTTAACTGAGCTGGACCGATTATACAGCCAGGGTGAAGTATGGATGACGATGGGGTACAACGAAGCTCGTGCAGAATCACTTATAGAGGAAGGGGTCTTCCCCGAAACCACCCGGTCCTTTATTATGGAGCCCGGTTCTATCGGAAATACACACTTCCTTTCAATTCCCTTTAACAGCCCTGAACCTGAAGGAGCTCTAACCGTTATCAATTTCATGCTTTCTCCAGAAGCACAGTTGGCTAAGTTAAAGCCGGATTATTGGGGAGAGAATACTCCCATCAGTCTGGATAAGCTATCCGAAAATATGCGCGAAAAATTTGAATCCGTAGAACGAGGGAAGAGCGTACCAAGCCAGGAAAAGCTTGAGGAAAGCTTCCTTCCAGAATCAGAAGCGGGGTATGTAGAATGGATTAAGGATCAGTGGTTTAATGAAGTTGTTCAGCAATAA
- a CDS encoding class I SAM-dependent methyltransferase, giving the protein MLYKQFAEPEGWIGKMTGWFMVKENEKRNEWTLSFLDIQKNDKVLEVGFGPADALKKIAEKEGTILYGIDPSESMVETGLRKLKKERGPEQICMMQGEAQMLEDFYQPLDKIYSINNISFWETPVKTLNHLHSLLRPGGRIALTLSPHGRGTSDETTEVMGGQLRALLEESGFNQIEVFIKPTFPNDTVCALGLKK; this is encoded by the coding sequence ATGCTTTATAAACAGTTTGCAGAACCGGAAGGATGGATTGGTAAAATGACCGGCTGGTTTATGGTTAAGGAAAATGAGAAAAGAAATGAGTGGACGCTTTCTTTCCTGGATATCCAAAAAAATGACAAGGTATTGGAAGTGGGATTTGGTCCAGCTGATGCTCTGAAAAAGATAGCGGAGAAAGAAGGCACTATTTTATACGGAATCGATCCATCGGAATCAATGGTGGAAACAGGGCTTCGCAAGTTGAAAAAGGAGAGGGGACCTGAACAGATATGTATGATGCAGGGGGAGGCTCAAATGTTGGAAGACTTTTATCAGCCCCTTGATAAAATCTATTCCATTAACAACATTTCATTTTGGGAGACGCCTGTAAAGACGTTAAATCATCTGCATTCCTTATTGCGGCCTGGAGGAAGAATAGCCTTAACCCTTTCCCCACACGGCCGTGGTACTAGTGATGAGACGACTGAAGTTATGGGAGGACAGCTTCGCGCACTGCTGGAAGAATCAGGATTTAATCAAATTGAGGTATTTATTAAGCCGACAT